CTAAACGTTCGGCTAGTTCCATACGCAAAGCACTCAATTGAGCACGTACTTTATTTTTATTTCCAGAAAGGACGCAAATTAAATCGCCTGTTTTGGCACCCGTTACTTCAGCCCATTTTCCTAGGTCGATTTCATCATAAAATTTATCTACGGACGATTTATAAGTGCCATCGTCGTTACAACGCACGTAAATCATTCCTAAAGCACCAATTTGTGGACGCTTAACCCAATCAATTAATTGGTCTATTTCTTTACGAGTGTATGTGTTTCCTCCTGGTACTGCAATACCAACAACTAATTCAGCATCATTAAATACTTTAAAATCTTTGTGTTGAGAAACCTCGTTTAATTCACCAAATTCCATTCCAAAACGAATGTCTGGTTTGTCGTTTCCGTACAAACGCATGGCGTCGTCGTATAACATTCTTGGGAATTTTTCAACATCAACACCGTTTACTTCCTTTAGTAAATGTCTTGTTAAACCTTCAAACGCATTTAAAATATCTTCTTGATCAATAAAGGCCATTTCACAATCTATTTGTGTGAATTCTGGTTGTCTATCAGCACGTAAATCTTCATCTCTAAAACATTTAACGATTTGGAAATATTTATCCATACCACCAACCATAAGCAATTGCTTAAAAGTTTGAGGTGATTGCGGAAGCGCATAAAACTGGCCCGCATTCATGCGAGAAGGTACTACGAAATCGCGTGCACCCTCAGGAGTCGATTTTATTAAATAAGGCGTTTCAACTTCAATAAACCCTTCTTTAGATAAGTAGTTTCTAACTTCTTGTGTTACTTTATGTCTAAAAATTAAATTGTTTTTTACAGGGTTACGACGAATATCTAAGTAACGATATTTCATTCGTAATTCTTCGCCGCCATCTGTTTTATCTTCAATAGTGAAAGGAGGTAATAGAGATTCATTTAATATAATTAATTCTGAAACCAATATTTCTATATCACCTGTTGAAAGATTTGGATTTTTTGAAGCACGTTCAATAACCGTTCCTTTTACTTGTATAACAAACTCACGACCTAAGTTTTGAGCCTGCTCCAGCATGTCTTTTGAAGTGCGTTCTTCATCAAAAACTAATTGTGTAATACCGTAACGATCGCGCAAATCGACCCAAACAATAAAGCCTTTATCTCTAGATTTTTGAACCCACCCAGCAAGTGTTACTTCTTTATTTATATATGACGCATTTAGTTCGCCACAATTATGACTTCTATACATAGTTGAAAATTGAAGTGCAAATTTAATGAAATACCGTGGAGTAGACATGTTTTGACAATTTTTTTTAAGGCTGTATTTAGGTCTTAAAAACGAACGAGTATGCTGAGGTTTATTTTAATATTGATAACAAATTATTGTTTAATGTGAGGATTGAATGCATTTCATTCGTGATAATTCATTTTTCAAGTGTTTTTTCATATAAAAATTTATATGTACGCATAATAAACATGTGTTTTTTGTCAGAAAGACCTTTATTTTGCGTATCTTGTAGG
The genomic region above belongs to Mariniflexile litorale and contains:
- the aspS gene encoding aspartate--tRNA ligase, whose translation is MYRSHNCGELNASYINKEVTLAGWVQKSRDKGFIVWVDLRDRYGITQLVFDEERTSKDMLEQAQNLGREFVIQVKGTVIERASKNPNLSTGDIEILVSELIILNESLLPPFTIEDKTDGGEELRMKYRYLDIRRNPVKNNLIFRHKVTQEVRNYLSKEGFIEVETPYLIKSTPEGARDFVVPSRMNAGQFYALPQSPQTFKQLLMVGGMDKYFQIVKCFRDEDLRADRQPEFTQIDCEMAFIDQEDILNAFEGLTRHLLKEVNGVDVEKFPRMLYDDAMRLYGNDKPDIRFGMEFGELNEVSQHKDFKVFNDAELVVGIAVPGGNTYTRKEIDQLIDWVKRPQIGALGMIYVRCNDDGTYKSSVDKFYDEIDLGKWAEVTGAKTGDLICVLSGNKNKVRAQLSALRMELAERLGLRNPKKFAPLWVMDFPLLEWDEDTGRYHAMHHPFTSPKPGQLELLKTNPGEVKANAYDLVLNGNEIGGGSIRIHDKETQSLMFDYLGFTPEEAKAQFGFLMDAFQYGAPPHGGLAFGLDRLVAILGGQETIRDFIAFPKNNAGRDVMIDAPAPIDAAQLTELSLKLNLKP